One genomic segment of Rhizobium viscosum includes these proteins:
- a CDS encoding HAMP domain-containing methyl-accepting chemotaxis protein, protein MRITIKLKLAAAFGFVILLLVGSAVFGIISLSSLNEAVGNLIAGPSKRLELALEAKAAELDAIRWQKNALLEMDPEAARKHYENSAKSMDELLTFATGGQQLATAEGKPTWDRLVELSKRFVEGSNKVALIQQSGDRAGATAYSGGEVRVIVTELEDVFATLVALQQKSMTRADDDTEILYGNTRNLLIGMAVGASVIAFAAALWIALGINSGLRKIMNVASAVAIGDLNQKVEIKSNDEIKDLVNTINVMTDNLRNTADIANEISNGDLSVTPKPLSDKDTLGIAMLGMVNNLRATADVANQIAEGDLSVEVKPLSAKDTLGIAMQSMVANLRATADIATQIAAGDLTVSPKALSAKDTLGTALEQMVERLRDVVADAIAAAENVSAGSQELSASSEQVSQGATEQASSAEEASSSMEEMAANIKQNADNAAQTEKIARQSAKDAEMSGNAVSRAVEAMRTIAQKISIVQEIARQTDLLALNAAVEAARAGEHGKGFAVVASEVRKLAERSQSAAAEISAMSSDTVTAAQEAGDMLGRLVPDIRKTAELVAEISSACREQDVGASQINEAIQQLDKVTQQNAGASEQMSATSEELAAQAEELQTSIAFFKVDTAGGKAMATGGRQGRAPAAKVTTRSPAPSAARKPAVKAGPANGIAAQQARAKGFALDMSMGGPDTADDDFRESA, encoded by the coding sequence ATGCGTATCACGATCAAGCTCAAGCTCGCAGCCGCGTTCGGCTTCGTCATATTGTTACTAGTGGGTAGTGCAGTCTTTGGAATTATCAGCCTCAGCTCGCTGAACGAAGCCGTCGGCAACCTGATCGCAGGTCCTTCAAAAAGACTGGAATTGGCTCTGGAAGCCAAAGCTGCCGAGCTCGATGCCATCAGGTGGCAGAAGAACGCCCTTTTGGAAATGGATCCTGAAGCAGCCAGGAAACACTACGAAAACTCGGCGAAGAGCATGGATGAATTGCTCACATTCGCGACAGGCGGCCAGCAGCTCGCAACAGCCGAAGGCAAGCCCACGTGGGACAGACTGGTCGAGCTCAGCAAACGTTTCGTGGAAGGTTCCAACAAAGTCGCCTTGATCCAGCAAAGTGGCGACAGGGCAGGGGCCACGGCTTATTCCGGTGGAGAGGTTCGGGTCATCGTCACAGAACTGGAAGACGTCTTTGCGACGCTTGTGGCGCTTCAGCAGAAGTCGATGACCCGGGCCGACGACGACACGGAAATTCTCTACGGCAACACCAGAAACCTGCTGATCGGCATGGCTGTCGGCGCTTCTGTCATCGCTTTCGCCGCCGCACTGTGGATCGCGCTCGGCATCAACAGTGGCTTGCGCAAGATCATGAATGTCGCCAGCGCTGTCGCCATCGGCGATCTGAACCAGAAGGTCGAGATCAAGAGCAATGACGAGATCAAGGATCTGGTGAACACGATCAACGTCATGACAGATAATCTGCGCAATACCGCTGACATCGCAAACGAGATTTCGAACGGTGACCTCAGCGTTACACCGAAGCCGCTCTCCGACAAGGATACGCTCGGTATTGCCATGCTCGGCATGGTGAACAACCTGCGCGCTACTGCAGACGTTGCCAACCAGATCGCTGAAGGCGACCTCTCGGTCGAGGTGAAGCCGCTTTCGGCCAAGGATACGCTCGGCATCGCGATGCAAAGCATGGTCGCTAATCTTCGTGCCACCGCCGACATTGCCACGCAGATTGCCGCGGGCGACCTGACTGTTTCTCCGAAGGCGCTCTCGGCCAAGGACACACTCGGCACCGCGCTCGAACAGATGGTGGAGCGCTTGCGCGATGTCGTCGCGGACGCAATTGCGGCAGCCGAGAATGTTTCGGCCGGCAGCCAGGAGCTTTCGGCGAGCTCGGAGCAGGTGTCGCAGGGCGCCACCGAGCAGGCTTCGTCGGCCGAGGAAGCCTCCTCCTCGATGGAGGAGATGGCTGCCAACATCAAGCAGAATGCCGATAACGCTGCCCAGACGGAAAAGATCGCCCGCCAGTCCGCCAAGGATGCGGAGATGAGCGGAAATGCCGTTTCCCGTGCCGTCGAGGCCATGCGTACGATCGCCCAGAAGATCAGCATCGTTCAGGAAATCGCCCGCCAGACTGACCTTCTCGCGCTGAATGCCGCTGTGGAAGCGGCTCGTGCCGGCGAACACGGCAAGGGTTTTGCAGTCGTGGCTTCGGAAGTGCGCAAGCTTGCCGAGCGCAGCCAGTCGGCGGCAGCGGAAATCAGCGCCATGTCGAGCGATACCGTCACGGCCGCCCAGGAAGCCGGTGATATGCTCGGCCGCCTGGTTCCTGATATCAGAAAGACGGCGGAACTCGTGGCGGAGATCAGCTCTGCATGCCGCGAGCAGGATGTCGGTGCGTCGCAGATCAACGAGGCGATCCAGCAGCTCGACAAGGTCACTCAGCAGAATGCGGGTGCTTCCGAGCAGATGTCTGCGACGTCGGAAGAGCTCGCTGCCCAGGCCGAGGAACTGCAGACGTCCATCGCCTTCTTCAAAGTGGATACGGCGGGTGGCAAGGCAATGGCGACAGGTGGTCGTCAGGGTCGCGCACCGGCCGCCAAGGTGACCACACGCAGCCCGGCTCCATCCGCAGCCCGCAAGCCGGCCGTCAAGGCGGGTCCCGCCAACGGTATTGCCGCTCAGCAAGCCCGTGCCAAGGGTTTCGCCCTGGATATGTCCATGGGCGGGCCGGACACGGCGGATGATGATTTCCGGGAAAGCGCGTAG
- a CDS encoding methyl-accepting chemotaxis protein, which translates to MRFTIKLKLGLVFGFIVLLTCAMAGLSIYNLSSLNSDISVMVAGPVANLRDSGDLSDAVMRSIRAEKDAIINTDATKIGGYVDEISQQREQIKTLQARLAASEDPDIRNGMAQFGDLYGKWTALQDRVADLAKQNTTESNTQAGVISMGEGQVVTTQLLGILTKLNDTVTGNVAETDAATNDQYAQSRNMLVMMTIGLIIVSSAAAIWILLNISRGLKRAVQLADAVSIGDLEQDIEHKSNDEIRDLVNSMTRMTGNLRNTAQIANQISNGDLTVSPKPLSEKDTLGIALEQMVERLRGVVADAIAAAENVSSGSQELSASSEQVSQGATEQAASAEEASASMEEMASNIKQNADNAAQTEKIARQSAKDAEVSGEAVSRAVQAMRTIAEKIGIVQEIARQTDLLALNAAVEAARAGEHGKGFAVVASEVRKLAERSQSAAAEIGAMSGDTVKAAQEAGDMLGRLVPDIRKTAELVSEISAACREQDIGAAQINEAIQQLDKVTQQNAGASEEMSATSEELATQAEELQASIAFFKVDMAGNRLSRAPAAKVSVRTPAPTGGRKPVGKKTTAANTVAAQQARAKGFALDMSMGGPDDGDAEFKESA; encoded by the coding sequence ATGCGCTTCACGATCAAACTCAAACTGGGCCTGGTGTTCGGTTTCATCGTTCTCCTGACCTGCGCCATGGCTGGTCTTTCGATCTACAATCTCTCGTCGCTGAATAGCGACATCTCGGTCATGGTTGCCGGTCCGGTCGCCAATCTGCGCGATTCCGGTGATCTCTCCGATGCTGTGATGCGTTCCATCCGCGCCGAAAAGGATGCGATCATCAATACCGATGCGACCAAGATCGGCGGCTATGTTGATGAGATCTCGCAGCAGCGCGAGCAGATCAAGACACTGCAGGCTCGCCTTGCCGCTTCGGAAGACCCTGACATCAGGAATGGCATGGCTCAGTTCGGCGACCTCTACGGCAAGTGGACGGCGCTGCAGGATCGCGTTGCCGATCTCGCCAAGCAGAACACCACCGAATCCAACACCCAGGCCGGCGTCATTTCGATGGGCGAAGGCCAAGTGGTAACGACCCAGCTTCTTGGCATTCTCACCAAGCTGAACGACACCGTGACTGGCAATGTCGCCGAAACCGACGCCGCCACCAACGACCAGTATGCGCAGTCGCGCAATATGCTCGTGATGATGACGATCGGTCTGATCATCGTATCCTCCGCTGCTGCCATCTGGATCCTGCTCAATATCTCCCGAGGCCTCAAGCGCGCAGTCCAGCTCGCGGATGCCGTCAGCATCGGCGATCTCGAACAGGATATTGAGCACAAGAGCAATGACGAGATCCGCGACCTAGTCAATTCCATGACGAGGATGACCGGCAACCTGCGCAATACCGCGCAGATCGCCAACCAGATCTCGAACGGCGACCTTACCGTGTCTCCGAAGCCTCTGTCGGAGAAAGATACGCTGGGCATCGCTCTTGAGCAGATGGTGGAGCGCCTGCGTGGTGTCGTTGCGGACGCAATCGCGGCTGCGGAAAACGTCTCGTCCGGCAGCCAGGAACTGTCGGCCAGCTCCGAGCAGGTCTCGCAGGGCGCGACCGAACAGGCGGCTTCGGCTGAAGAGGCCTCCGCTTCGATGGAAGAGATGGCCTCAAACATCAAGCAGAATGCCGACAACGCCGCCCAGACCGAAAAGATCGCCCGCCAGTCCGCCAAGGATGCCGAAGTTTCGGGTGAAGCGGTCTCGCGTGCTGTTCAGGCAATGCGCACGATTGCCGAGAAGATCGGCATCGTTCAGGAAATCGCCCGCCAGACCGATCTGCTCGCCCTGAACGCTGCCGTCGAAGCCGCGCGTGCCGGCGAACACGGCAAGGGCTTTGCGGTCGTCGCCTCGGAAGTGCGCAAGCTCGCAGAGCGCAGCCAGTCGGCAGCCGCTGAGATCGGTGCGATGTCCGGCGATACGGTAAAGGCAGCGCAGGAAGCTGGCGACATGCTGGGTCGCCTGGTTCCTGACATCCGCAAGACGGCCGAACTGGTCTCCGAGATCAGCGCCGCCTGCCGCGAGCAGGATATTGGTGCAGCCCAGATCAACGAAGCGATCCAGCAGCTCGACAAGGTGACGCAGCAGAATGCCGGCGCTTCCGAAGAGATGTCGGCGACCTCCGAAGAACTCGCCACGCAGGCTGAGGAACTGCAGGCCTCGATCGCCTTCTTCAAGGTGGACATGGCCGGCAACCGCCTGTCGCGTGCTCCGGCTGCCAAGGTCAGCGTCCGCACGCCGGCCCCGACCGGAGGCCGCAAGCCGGTCGGCAAGAAGACCACGGCTGCCAATACGGTTGCTGCCCAGCAGGCACGCGCCAAGGGCTTTGCCCTGGATATGTCGATGGGTGGCCCTGATGACGGGGATGCCGAGTTCAAGGAAAGCGCCTGA
- a CDS encoding chemotaxis protein CheW: MATTSLEAQFVTFSLGEEIFAVPVEVVREILDYAEAFKIPNGPDYLLGLRDVRGQGVPTIDLRLKLGMSKTVPTPHTRVLVLDVPMENRLLTLGLVADRVFEVTPFRRDQIESAPDIGVRWRSDYIAGVVRRENGFVVIVDLARLLSREDATVLQSAA; this comes from the coding sequence ATGGCAACAACATCTCTGGAAGCCCAATTCGTGACCTTCAGCCTCGGCGAGGAGATCTTCGCCGTTCCGGTGGAGGTGGTGCGCGAAATCCTCGACTATGCGGAAGCATTCAAGATTCCGAATGGCCCCGACTATCTGCTCGGCCTGCGCGACGTGCGCGGCCAGGGCGTCCCGACGATCGATCTGCGCCTGAAGCTCGGCATGTCAAAGACAGTACCGACGCCGCATACGCGCGTGCTGGTTCTCGACGTTCCGATGGAAAATCGCCTTCTGACGCTCGGCCTCGTTGCCGACCGCGTTTTCGAAGTGACGCCCTTCCGTCGCGATCAGATCGAGTCCGCACCCGATATCGGCGTACGCTGGCGGTCGGATTACATTGCCGGTGTCGTGCGCCGCGAGAACGGCTTCGTCGTCATCGTCGACCTTGCCCGGCTTCTGTCGCGCGAGGATGCCACTGTCCTGCAATCGGCCGCCTGA